The Pricia mediterranea genome includes a window with the following:
- a CDS encoding choice-of-anchor L domain-containing protein, with product MKIGILVTTIFTVGSHALFGQILVDDTNYTVAQLVSDVLINSNCAETSNYTSFTGTQQNINGIGYFNANNTDFPFEEGIVLSTGRARDARGPNTDINDSGTESWPGDEDLMTITKTGNLFNATFIQFDFVPLTNNISFNFLFASEEYQENYQCIYSDVFAFILTDAQGVSTNLALVPGTDQPVRATTIRPGVAEQCAARNLDFFGQINGDMDAISFEGQTESLKAESRVTPGETYTIKLVISDNQDPQVDSAVFLEAGSFSVGFDLGEDRTVDNGNPACIDEPIPLDATIEGVQRYRWYKDGSEIAAWTDTPKVALTESGTYRVDLIFSASCVSSGGLQVDFIAPPEIGERPADLTGCDIDGDGSEIFDLSANGAIMMGAQDPAIYAVTYFKSDADARAYAHPIENPDTYETRQSETIYARLSSGNSCYEITAFVLNLQALDFEASLPTSHVLCLDNNDGLLGLPPVLDTGLSPSEYNFTWYANEISEDNRIAGATGPSLSVSSLGTYHVRLQNLEVGCQFFLTTEVLPSRQPDIFEVRSVSDTFANNNTVEITAEGEGTYLYAVDDSEFAASNRFENLGAEEHTAYITDSENCSVLSKKFTIVDFPRFFTPNGDGINDVWRIVGFPEIEQAEITIFDQYGTMLYQFNDRSGWDGTAHDRNMPANDYWFKITYVKDNVHKEFKSHFTLKR from the coding sequence ATGAAAATCGGAATTCTAGTTACCACAATATTCACAGTGGGCAGCCACGCCCTTTTCGGCCAGATCCTTGTCGACGACACCAATTATACCGTAGCGCAATTGGTAAGCGATGTACTGATCAACAGTAACTGTGCGGAAACCTCGAACTACACCAGCTTCACGGGAACGCAGCAAAATATCAACGGCATCGGCTATTTTAATGCCAACAACACGGATTTCCCATTTGAGGAAGGGATTGTATTGTCCACCGGGCGCGCCCGAGACGCCAGGGGTCCCAATACCGACATCAATGATTCCGGGACCGAATCATGGCCGGGCGACGAAGACTTGATGACGATTACCAAAACAGGCAACCTGTTCAATGCGACCTTTATCCAGTTCGATTTTGTACCCCTGACCAACAATATCAGCTTTAATTTTTTGTTTGCCTCGGAAGAATACCAGGAAAACTACCAGTGTATCTATTCCGATGTTTTTGCCTTTATTTTGACCGATGCCCAGGGTGTTTCGACCAATCTGGCCCTGGTGCCCGGTACGGACCAGCCGGTCCGGGCTACGACCATCCGTCCCGGGGTTGCGGAGCAGTGTGCGGCCCGGAACCTGGATTTTTTCGGACAGATAAACGGAGATATGGATGCCATCTCCTTTGAGGGGCAGACCGAGAGCCTGAAAGCGGAGTCACGGGTAACGCCCGGGGAAACTTATACCATAAAGCTCGTGATATCCGACAATCAGGATCCGCAGGTCGATTCCGCCGTATTTTTGGAAGCTGGCAGTTTTTCCGTAGGATTCGATTTGGGAGAAGACCGGACGGTCGACAACGGCAATCCCGCATGTATCGACGAACCTATTCCCTTGGATGCTACCATAGAGGGCGTGCAGCGGTACCGCTGGTATAAAGACGGCAGCGAGATCGCGGCCTGGACCGATACCCCTAAGGTCGCTCTTACGGAAAGCGGAACCTATCGGGTGGATCTAATTTTTTCGGCTTCCTGTGTTTCCTCCGGGGGCCTGCAGGTAGATTTTATCGCACCTCCCGAAATAGGGGAACGGCCGGCAGATCTGACCGGATGCGATATCGACGGCGATGGCTCGGAAATCTTTGATCTGTCCGCCAACGGAGCAATTATGATGGGGGCCCAAGATCCGGCCATCTATGCGGTTACTTATTTCAAATCGGATGCCGATGCCCGGGCCTATGCCCATCCCATTGAAAATCCGGATACCTACGAAACAAGACAAAGTGAAACCATTTACGCCCGGCTTTCGTCGGGAAACAGTTGTTACGAAATTACCGCCTTTGTCCTGAACCTTCAAGCGCTGGATTTCGAAGCGTCGCTTCCGACCTCCCACGTACTGTGTTTGGACAACAACGACGGACTATTGGGATTACCACCCGTGTTGGACACGGGCCTGTCCCCCTCGGAATACAACTTTACTTGGTATGCCAATGAGATTTCCGAAGACAATAGGATAGCCGGTGCCACAGGTCCCTCGCTTAGCGTTTCCAGCTTGGGCACCTATCACGTGCGGTTGCAGAACTTGGAAGTCGGTTGCCAGTTTTTCCTCACCACCGAAGTGCTGCCCTCGCGACAGCCTGACATCTTCGAGGTCAGGTCGGTATCCGATACGTTCGCGAACAACAATACCGTGGAAATTACGGCCGAGGGAGAGGGCACCTATTTGTATGCCGTTGACGACAGCGAATTCGCTGCCTCGAACCGTTTTGAAAACCTCGGTGCCGAGGAGCATACCGCCTATATTACGGACAGCGAGAATTGCAGCGTACTTTCCAAGAAATTTACCATCGTAGATTTCCCCAGATTCTTTACCCCCAACGGCGACGGCATCAACGACGTATGGCGCATTGTGGGATTTCCTGAGATAGAACAGGCCGAAATCACGATTTTCGACCAATACGGTACGATGCTATACCAGTTTAACGATAGATCGGGTTGGGACGGTACCGCCCACGATCGAAACATGCCCGCCAATGATTATTGGTTTAAGATCACCTATGTCAAAGACAATGTCCACAAAGAATTCAAGAGCCACTTTACGTTAAAGCGATAA